Genomic window (Polaromonas sp. JS666):
TGCGACGTGCCGCCCCACCCCAACCTGCACACACACATCGAGCTCGGCAGCCAGACCTGCACCAGCCTGCTGATGGACCGCCACCTGGGCGGCGCGCAGCGGCTTTGGGCGCTGGCTGGCGCCTATGGCGACAACCTGACCGCGGTGGCCGACGCGCTGGCGGCGGACTCGGGTGTAGGGAGTGAAGACCGGGCCCGGCTGCGCATGCTCGGCGAGGCGATCAACTACAACGCCTATGGCGAGGACGAGCGCGACGTTTACATCCCGCCGGCGCGCCTGTATGAGACGCTGAGCCGTTATCGCGATCCGCTCGACCTGTCGCTGCATGAGACGATCGTGCGGCCGCTGGACGCCTTGCGCCGTGCCGACCTGCGCCAGGCGGCGCAGGTGCCGCCGCATTGGCAGAACGGTCGCGCCAGCGTGTACCTGCTGCCCGATGCGCCGTGGAGCCGGCGCGTGATCGGCTGCCTGGCCAATGAGCTGGCCAGCGCCCGGCCGGCGATGGCGCATGCTGTGCTCAAGGCGGTGCGTGCCGGCGGCTATGTCGTCAGTGTGCGTGCGCCCTTGTCGGCGGCGGGCGGCGCCCGCGAGTTGTGCTTGCGTTTTGGGGGCGCCGGGCGTGCCGGCGCGGCGGGTATTGACGACCTGCCGGCGCGGGATCTGGACCGGTTTATCCAGGCGTTCGGTGCGGCCCGTTGGGGCGAGTCAGGCTGAGAGGCGCTGCGCTGCCAATCAGACCTCAGCCCGACAGTTCAGGGGCGGCCCCTGTGCTTCTGGTAGGTGCCGACCAGTTCGGCCCGGGCCAGCACGTGGCCCTGCATGGCGTGCTCGACAGCCGCCTTGGCGGGTTGGTGAAGCGCGGGCAGTGTCGTGTCGAGGGCGTAGAGCTTGAAAAAATAGCGATGCCGCCCGATCGGTGGACAAGGCCCGCCATAGTCCGGGCGGTGCCAGTCGTTGATGCCTGCGCGCGTGCCGGCGGGCAGCGGATGGCCGCCCTCGGGCAGGCCGGGTGCGGCCGGAGGAATATCGACGAGCACCCAGTGCACCCAGGTTAGCTGCGGTGCAGCCGGATCGGGCGCATCGGGATCATCAACAATCAGCACC
Coding sequences:
- a CDS encoding YbhB/YbcL family Raf kinase inhibitor-like protein → MELTSTAFTPQGEIPQRHTCEGEDIAPALRWTGVPDAARSLVLIVDDPDAPDPAAPQLTWVHWVLVDIPPAAPGLPEGGHPLPAGTRAGINDWHRPDYGGPCPPIGRHRYFFKLYALDTTLPALHQPAKAAVEHAMQGHVLARAELVGTYQKHRGRP